One stretch of Schizosaccharomyces pombe strain 972h- genome assembly, chromosome: III DNA includes these proteins:
- the hsp20 gene encoding Hsp20 family protein, with amino-acid sequence MLFDAFTNGFMNDIFEFGDRSKFNRSAWLSCWGPALELRETEDTIEVDVEVPGIDKQNLKVDLHGSKLTISGERKKPEEEKAGPLIRWSERCVGAFSRTITLPQPVDEKLIHASLNNGILSIVMKKKNPEFTTRIVEIQ; translated from the coding sequence ATGTTGTTTGATGCTTTTACTAACGGATTTAtgaatgatatttttgaatttggtGACCGATCGAAATTCAACAGATCGGCATGGTTATCGTGCTGGGGCCCAGCATTGGAGCTAAGAGAAACAGAGGATACTATTGAAGTTGATGTTGAAGTCCCTGGAATCGATAAGCAAAACCTTAAAGTTGATTTACATGGATCGAAGTTGACTATTTCTGGTGAGCGTAAAAAGCcagaggaagaaaaagcGGGCCCTCTTATTCGCTGGAGTGAAAGATGTGTAGGTGCTTTTTCACGTACGATAACCCTTCCTCAGCCTGTCGATGAAAAACTTATACACGCTTCTCTTAACAATGGTATCCTAAGCATTgttatgaagaaaaagaaccCTGAGTTTACGACAAGAATTGTTGAAATTCAGTAG
- the mms2 gene encoding ubiquitin-conjugating enzyme Mms2, with protein MAKVPRNFKLLEELEKGEKGLGESSCSYGLTNADDITLSDWNATILGPAHSVHENRIYSLKIHCDANYPDAPPIVTFVSRINLPGVDGETGKVNPHKIDCLRHWKREYSMETVLLDLKKEMASSSNRKLPQPPEGSTFF; from the exons ATGGCAAAAGT CCCTcgcaattttaaattacttGAAGAGCTAGAAAAGGGCGAAAAAGGCCTCGGAGAGAGTTCTTGCTCATATGGTTTGACGAACGCCGATGATATTACATTGTCCGACTGGAATGCAACGATTTTAGGACCTGCCCAT AGCGTTCATGAAAATCGCATTTACAGTTTGAAGATTCACTGCGATGCCAATTACCCTGATGCTCCTCCCATCGTCACGTTCGTATCTAGAATTAATTTGCCTGGAGTTGATGGTGAAACAGGAAAA GTAAATCCCCACAAAATTGACTGCCTTCGCCATTGGAAGAGAGAATACTCTATGGAAACTGTTCTTctagatttaaaaaa AGAAATGGCATCCTCTTCCAACCGAAAACTTCCTCAGCCCCCTGAGGGTagtacatttttttaa
- the mix23 gene encoding protein mix23, which produces MNEEKRGLCMNIRYLKNVLRKARKIDDTIQLSLNSAKWEYPEGKVHETQEERCQNVKKKLFEGWLSRDQFLKECQTIVRSQLDQDRNTSKSPLKSQQQLPSSSTTQVSERLDPYAKEVQVQLSPPEEVQIVLQSELSVEQIIRDQTWEVLTNACPGMFKDWRDTYKD; this is translated from the exons atgaatgaagaaaaacgGGGTCTTTGCATGAATATAAGgtatttgaaaa ATGTTTTGAGGAAAGCTAGAAAGATAGACGATACCATCCAATTATCTCTTAATTCAGCAAAATGGGAATACCCAGAAGGGAAGGTACATGAAACCCAAGAAGAGCGTTGTCAAAacgtaaagaaaaagttgttCGAAGGTTGGTTAAGTCGGGATCAATTCTTAAAAGAATGTCAAACTATTGTACGATCACAACTTGATCAAGATCGAAATACTTCCAAATCACCCTTAAAATCACAGCAGCAATTGCCTTCATCATCAACGACTCAGGTTTCCGAACGTTTGGATCCTTACGCTAAAGAGGTGCAAGTGCAATTATCCCCTCCGGAAGAGGTACAAATTGTCTTACAAAGTGAACTATCTGTCGAACAAATCATACGAGATCAAACGTGGGAAGTTCTGACAAATGCTTGTCCTGGAATGTTTAAGGATTGGAGAGACACTTATAAAGActaa
- the mug112 gene encoding protein Mug112, giving the protein MEVQKIWKSFLNAISKVFSKGKKLRCTCFPKRKKEASERSCFPFLDTETISSCDLSDDVLSPKLFAKNSYRCSLKETKCIDVIVSHNSLAPQFTEIRYTDGISAKAENTDEMTMHIALAPLTENQ; this is encoded by the coding sequence ATGGAAGTGCagaaaatttggaaatcaTTCCTCAATGCCATTTCAAAAGTGTTCTCGAAGggcaaaaaattaagatgCACGTGTTTTCCCAAACGGAAGAAGGAAGCTTCAGAGAGAAGTTGTTTTCCATTTCTAGATACTGAAACCATTTCTTCTTGTGATTTGAGCGACGATGTTCTTTCTCCCAAACTGTTCGCCAAAAATTCATATCGCTGCTCTCTCAAGGAAACGAAATGTATCGATGTAATAGTGAGCCATAATTCTCTTGCTCCACAATTCACAGAAATCAGGTACACAGATGGTATATCTGCAAAAGCTGAAAACACTGATGAAATGACCATGCATATAGCCTTGGCCCCTTTGACCGAAAACCAATAA